A window of Saccharomyces paradoxus chromosome XIII, complete sequence contains these coding sequences:
- the PHO84 gene encoding phosphate transporter PHO84 (High-affinity inorganic phosphate (Pi) transporter~similar to YML123C) — translation MSSVNKDTIHVAERSLHKEHLTEGGNMAFHNHLNDFAHIEDPLERRRLALESIDNEGFGWQQVKTIGIAGVGFLTDSYDIFAINLGITMMSYVYWHGSMPSSSQTLLKVSTSVGTVIGQFGFGTLADIVGRKKIYGLELIIMIVCTILQTTVAHSPAINFVAVLTFYRIIMGIGIGGDYPLSSIITSEFATTKWRGAIMGAVFANQAWGQISGGIIALILVAAYKSELNYADSGAECDARCQKACDQMWRILIGLGTVPGLLCLYFRLTIPESPRYQLDVNAKLELAAVQEQDGEKKIHDTSDEDMAINGLERASTAVESLDAHPPKASFKDFCRHFGQWKYGKILLGTAGSWFTLDVAFYGLSLNSAVILQTIGYAGSKNVYKKLYDTAVGNLILICAGSLPGYWASVFTVDIIGRKPIQLAGFIILTILFCVIGFAYHKIGDHGLLALYVICQFFQNFGPNVTTFIVPGECFPTRYRSTAHGISAASGKVGAIIAQTALGTLIDHNCARDGKPTNCWLPHVMEIFALFMLLGIFTTLLIPETKRKTLEEINEQYHDEIDPATLNFRNKNNDIESSSPSQLQHEP, via the coding sequence ATGAGTTCCGTCAATAAAGATACTATTCATGTTGCTGAAAGAAGTCTTCATAAAGAACACCTTACTGAAGGTGGTAACATGGCCTTCCACAACCATTTGAATGATTTTGCTCATATTGAAGATCCTctggaaagaagaagattgGCTTTGGAGTCCATCGATAACGAAGGTTTCGGTTGGCAACAAGTTAAGACCATCGGTATTGCCGGTGTTGGTTTCTTAACAGATTcttatgatatttttgcCATTAATTTGGGTATCACTATGATGTCCTACGTTTACTGGCACGGTAGTATGCCGAGTTCAAGTCAGACCTTGTTGAAGGTTTCCACTTCTGTTGGTACTGTTATTGGTCAATTTGGTTTTGGTACTTTAGCTGATATTGTTGGTCGTAAGAAAATTTATGGTTTGGAACTTATCATCATGATTGTCTGTACTATTTTGCAAACCACTGTTGCTCATTCTCCTGCTATTAACTTCGTTGCTGTTTTAACATTCTACCGTATCATAATGGGTATTGGTATTGGTGGTGACTACCCCCTATCTTCTATTATTACTTCTGAATTTGCCACTACCAAATGGAGAGGTGCCATTATGGGTGCTGTCTTTGCTAACCAAGCTTGGGGTCAAATTTCCGGTGGTATCATCGCCCTTATCTTGGTTGCTGCTTACAAAAGCGAACTAAACTACGCAGACTCTGGTGCTGAATGTGATGCTAGATGTCAAAAGGCTTGTGACCAAATGTGGAGAATCCTTATTGGGTTGGGTACCGTTCCAGGTTTGCTATGTTTGTATTTCAGATTGACTATTCCAGAATCTCCTAGATATCAATTGGATGTTAACGCTAAGTTGGAACTTGCTGCTGTACAGGAACAAGatggtgaaaagaaaatccaCGACACCAGCGATGAAGACATGGCAATTAACGGTTTGGAAAGAGCTTCTACTGCCGTCGAATCTCTTGACGCTCATCCTCCAAAGGCTTCATTCAAAGATTTCTGCAGACATTTTGGCCAATGGAAATACGGTAAGATTTTGCTAGGTACTGCTGGTTCATGGTTTACCTTAGATGTTGCCTTCTACGGTTTGAGTTTAAACAGTGCTGTTATTCTGCAAACCATCGGTTATGCCGGTTCCAAAAACGTTTACAAGAAACTGTACGATACTGCTGTCGGtaatttgattttgatttgCGCTGGTTCGTTACCTGGTTACTGGGCATCCGTCTTTACTGTCGATATTATCGGTAGAAAACCAATTCAATTAGCCGGTTTCATCATCTTGACCATTTTGTTCTGTGTCATCGGTTTTGCATACCATAAGATTGGTGACCACGGTCTATTGGCTCTTTACGTCATTTGtcaattcttccaaaactTCGGTCCAAACGTAACCACCTTTATTGTTCCTGGTGAGTGTTTCCCAACTCGTTACAGATCTACTGCTCATGGTATTTCTGCTGCATCTGGTAAGGTCGGTGCTATTATTGCACAAACCGCTTTGGGTACTCTAATCGACCATAACTGTGCTAGAGACGGTAAGCCAACCAACTGTTGGCTACCTCACGTCATGGAAATTTTCGCCTTATTCATGTTGTTGGGTATCTTCACAACCTTGTTGATCCCAGAAACTAAGAGAAAGACTCTAGAAGAAATCAACGAGCAATACCACGATGAAATCGATCCTGCTACCCTAAACTTcagaaacaagaataatgaCATTGAATCTTCCAGCCCATCTCAACTTCAACATGAACCATAA
- the GTR1 gene encoding Rag GTPase GTR1 (Cytoplasmic GTPase~similar to YML121W) has product MSSNNRKKLLLMGRSGSGKSSMRSIIFSNYSAFDTRRLGATIDVEHSHLRFLGNMTLNLWDCGGQDVFMENYFTKQKDHIFQMVQVLIHVFDVESTEVLKDIEIFAKALKQLRKYSPDAKIFVLLHKMDLVQLDKREELFQIMMKNLSETSSEFGFPNLIGFPTSIWDESLYKAWSQIVCSLIPNMSNHQSNLKKFKEIMNALEIILFERTTFLVICSSNGENSNEDHDSSENSNVLLDPKRFEKISNIMKNFKQSCTKLKSGFKTLILNNNIYVSELSSNMVCFIVLKDMNIPQELVLENIKKAKEFFQ; this is encoded by the coding sequence ATGTCGTCAAATaatagaaagaaattgCTTCTGATGGGCCGGTCTGGCTCAGGTAAATCGTCAATGAGGTCAATCATCTTTAGTAACTACTCTGCCTTTGACACCAGGAGACTGGGTGCCACTATTGATGTAGAACACTCCCATCTAAGGTTTCTTGGGAACATGACTTTAAATCTGTGGGACTGTGGTGGTCAGGACGTGTTCATGGAGAATTACTTCACCAAGCAGAAAGAccacatttttcaaatggtgCAGGTGTTAATTCATGTTTTTGATGTAGAGTCGACTGAGGTGCTCAAGGATATCGAGATATTTGCGAAAGCCTTAAAGCAGTTGAGGAAATACTCCCCGGACgccaaaatttttgttcttctgCATAAGATGGATCTGGTTCAGTTGGATAAGAGAGAGGAGCTGTTCCAAATCATGATGAAGAACCTGAGTGAAACCTCTTCGGAATTCGGATTTCCCAATCTGATAGGTTTTCCGACTTCGATTTGGGATGAAAGTTTATACAAGGCATGGTCGCAGATTGTGTGTTCGCTAATACCAAATATGTCTAACCATCAAagtaatttgaaaaagttcaagGAAATTATGAACGCGCTTGaaattattctttttgaaaggACAACTTTCTTAGTGATATGCTCCAGTAATGGCGAAAACAGCAATGAGGATCATGATAGTTCGGAAAATAGTAATGTCCTGCTAGACCCCAAGCGCTTCGAAAAGATCTCcaatataatgaaaaacttCAAGCAGAGTTGCACGAAATTGAAGAGCGGATTCAAGACTCTAATATTGAACAACAACATCTACGTCAGCGAGTTATCGTCGAATATGGTGTGTTTCATAGTGTTGAAAGATATGAATATTCCACAAGAACTAGTattggaaaatatcaaaaaggCCAAAgagttttttcaatga
- the NDI1 gene encoding NADH-ubiquinone reductase (H(+)-translocating) NDI1 (NADH:ubiquinone oxidoreductase~similar to YML120C) translates to MLSKNLYSNRKLLTSTNTLVRFASTRSTGVENSGAGPTSFKTMKVIDPQHSDKPNVLILGSGWGAISFLKHIDTKKYNVSIISPRSYFLFTPLLPSAPVGTVDEKSIIEPIVNFALKKKGNVTYYEAEATSINPDRNTVTIKSLSAVSQLYQPENHLGLHQAEPAEIKYDYLISAVGAEPNTFGIPGVTDYGHFLKEIPNSLEIRRTFAANLEKANLLPKGDRERKRLLSIVVVGGGPTGVEAAGELQDYVHQDLRKFLPALAEEVQIHLVEALPIVLNMFEKKLSSYAQSHLENTSIKVHLRTAVAKVEEKQLLAKTKHEDGKVTEETIPYGTLIWATGNKARPVITDLFNKIPEQNSSKRGLAVNNFLQVKGSNNIFAIGDNAFAGLPPTAQVAHQEAEYLAKNFDKMAQIPHFQQNLSSRKDKIDLLFEENNFKPFKYNDLGALAYLGSERAIATIRSGKRTFYTGGGLMTFYLWRILYLSMILSARSRLKVFFDWIKLAFFKRDFFKGL, encoded by the coding sequence ATGCTATCGAAGAATTTGTATAGTAACAGGAAGTTGCTAACCTCGACGAATACACTAGTCAGGTTCGCTTCCACTAGATCTACAGGAGTGGAAAACTCCGGGGCAGGTCCTACATCTTTTAAGACCATGAAAGTCATTGACCCTCAACACAGCGACAAGCCAAACGTACTGATACTGGGTTCAGGGTGGGGAGCTATATCGTTTTTGAAGCACATCGACACCAAAAAGTACAACGTTTCCATCATCTCTCCTAGAAGCTATTTCTTATTTACGCCATTGTTGCCTTCTGCACCAGTTGGGACAGTGGACGAAAAATCAATTATTGAGCCAATTGTTAATTTCGCTCTTAAGAAAAAGGGGAACGTTACTTACTATGAAGCAGAAGCCACCTCTATCAATCCTGACAGGAATACTGTCACTATAAAATCATTATCCGCTGTCAGCCAGCTATACCAACCTGAAAACCATTTGGGACTACATCAGGCAGAACCTGCTGAAATTAAGTACGATTATTTAATCAGTGCCGTAGGTGCGGAACCTAATACATTTGGTATTCCAGGGGTAACTGATTATGgtcattttttaaaagaaattccGAACTCTTTGGAAATAAGAAGGACTTTTGCCGCCAATTTGGAGAAGGCTAATTTATTGCCCAAGGGCGACCgcgaaagaaaaagattattGTCCATTGTTGTGGTTGGTGGTGGGCCTACCGGTGTAGAGGCCGCTGGTGAGCTACAGGATTATGTTCACCAGGATCTGAGAAAATTCCTCCCTGCATTGGCTGAGGAAGTCCAAATTCATTTGGTCGAAGCTCTACCTATCGTTTTAAAtatgtttgaaaagaagCTATCATCATATGCGCAATCCCATTTAGAAAACACATCGATCAAAGTACATTTGAGAACAGCCGTCGCTAAagtagaagaaaagcaGTTATTGGCAAAGACCAAACACGAAGACGGCAAAGTAACTGAAGAAACTATTCCATACGGTACTTTAATTTGGGCCACGGGTAACAAGGCAAGACCGGTAATTACAGaccttttcaacaaaatcCCTGAGCAAAACTCGTCCAAGAGAGGATTGGCAGTAAATAACTTTCTGCAAGTGAAAGGTAGCAATAACATCTTCGCCATTGGTGATAATGCATTCGCTGGGTTGCCACCAACCGCCCAAGTGGCGCATCAAGAGGCTGAATATTTGGCCAAAAATTTCGATAAAATGGCTCAAATACCACACTTTCAACAGAACTTATCTTCAAGAAAGGATAAGATTGACCTTTTGTTCGAAGAGAACAACTTCAAACCTTTCAAATACAATGATTTAGGTGCCTTAGCATACCTTGGATCCGAAAGGGCCATTGCAACTATCCGTTCCGGTAAGAGAACATTTTACACCGGTGGGGGCTTAATGACCTTTTACTTATGGAGAATTTTATACTTGTCAATGATTCTATCCGCTAGGTCGAGATTAAAGGTCTTTTTCGACTGGATTAAATTAGCATTCTTTAaaagagatttttttaaaggatTATAG
- a CDS encoding uncharacterized protein (similar to YML119W): MSQSPSVSPRRTLNNKSSYINNSSGLVLPPTQFNLNQQPILSYEQNTTFDSNQQFFYYPESPTKNLRPRFNSVSQINKGVNENHYTGGSNNGNRTSRYPNNTGAANANVNPQPHHQSVSHLNSKSLKFNRTKEVNSINDILFPSRTCTIKRYFTKPIDLDGTRSGTNMAPALTNSPMRSKANFNIKKCILPRSVIITYKLSLPVHETIDDISKKIIILLISLKFEKNYHFLQPIQLSTNSKTRISKSLDELCRVQLTLTSQQQKQLQSNSKPAKNLPNTNAKQRAGTSVSANANESFDLSFDGKAMDRSDIFRMVDSFSIAISDEDEEDDEEEDSFQQRSQNNRILPAEILSNEPLK, translated from the coding sequence ATGAGTCAAAGTCCATCAGTGTCGCCAAGAAGGACTCTCAATAACAAATCTTCGTACATTAATAACAGCAGCGGGCTGGTCCTGCCTCCTACGCAGTTTAATCTGAACCAGCAGCCGATCCTGAGCTACGAACAAAATACGACATTCGATTCTAACCAGCAGTTTTTTTACTATCCAGAGTCGCCCACAAAAAACTTGAGACCAAGGTTTAACAGCGTCTCACAGATTAATAAAGGGGTTAACGAAAACCATTATACCGGAGGTAGTAACAATGGTAACAGGACATCTAGATATCCAAATAATACCGGCGCTGCAAACGCCAATGTCAATCCTCAACCACATCACCAATCGGTGTCTCatttaaattcaaaatctcTTAAATTCAATCGAACAAAGGAAGTGAACAGCATAAATGATATCCTTTTTCCCTCCAGAACATGTACCATCAAAAGGTATTTTACCAAGCCAATTGATTTAGATGGCACAAGAAGTGGCACTAACATGGCGCCTGCGTTGACGAATTCCCCCATGAGATCAAAAGCAAACTTTAACATTAAAAAATGCATCTTGCCTAGATCTGTCATTATCACATATAAATTGTCATTACCAGTGCATGAAACGATAGACGATATatcgaaaaaaatcataatcTTACTAATTTCGTTGAAGTTTGAGAAAAACTATCACTTCTTGCAACCTATTCAATTGTCCACTAATAGTAAGACACGGATCTCAAAGTCACTGGACGAACTATGCCGTGTACAGCTGACATTAACATCCCAGCAACAAAAACAGCTGCAAAGTAACAGTAAGCCCGCGAAGAATCTTCCTAATACCAATGCTAAGCAGAGAGCTGGTACTAGTGTTTCGGCAAACGCCAACGAGAGTTTTGACTTGAGTTTTGATGGAAAAGCAATGGATAGGTCTGACATATTTCGGATGGTAGATTCCTTTAGCATCGCCATTTCAGATGAGGATGAGGAGGATGATGAGGAGGAGGATAGCTTCCAGCAGAGGAGCCAAAATAACAGAATCCTCCCTGCGGAGATATTAAGTAACGAACCTTTGAAATGA
- the NGL3 gene encoding 3'-5' poly(A) RNA exonuclease (3'-5' exonuclease specific for poly-A RNAs~similar to YML118W), with the protein MNSQIEDGTSASQKETSSISVLGSPSEDNPAPHKVPREQLTVDHIKKIREERAQKRQIRRSSLISQGKDPDFPTPDLQFIERPLLDISHENSKGPTSPTIQATSNSLDVKIMTYNTLAQTLIRRDFFPQSGPALKWHKRSKVLVHELKKYRPDIVSLQEVDYNELHFWQENFHKLGFDLTFKRHEGKTHGLLVAWNNKKFQLDNEWMLDYDNVLAGNVISARTRTKNIALIISLNFKDVTDSSSSGVIVANTHLFWHPFGVFERLRQSYLVLQKIQEIKTCSKYNGWHSLLMGDFNTEPEEPPYLAITRRPLILTGSIRAMVECSLAYQYSKKRNGEESDQDDEECDEKSRGEGHSDQPQNPKPKSFAATKEEKALVNQLVALHNSLNVRGISLYGLGYGKVHPENANGSHGEPELSNWANTWCGLLDYIFYIEDNGSKGARKREPLTVFEENNRVRVIGYLRMPCAQEMPKHSQPFEGEYASDHISLMCQIRLFWGGST; encoded by the coding sequence ATGAATAGCCAAATAGAAGACGGAACATCCGCTTCACAGAAGGAGACCTCCTCTATTTCAGTCCTCGGTTCACCTAGTGAAGACAACCCAGCGCCTCACAAAGTGCCCAGAGAACAACTAACTGTGGATCACATTAAGAAAATTAGAGAAGAACGTGCTCAAAAAAGACAGATACGCAGGAGTTCCCTAATATCCCAGGGAAAGGACCCTGATTTCCCAACGCCTGACTTACAATTCATTGAAAGACCCTTGCTCGATATCAGCCatgaaaattcaaaaggtCCTACGTCACCAACCATACAAGCCACCTCCAATTCACTGGACGTTAAGATAATGACCTATAACACTTTAGCACAAACCTTGATTAGAAGAGATTTTTTCCCACAAAGTGGACCAGCATTAAAGTGGCATAAAAGATCAAAAGTTCTGGTTCAcgaattgaagaaatatcGGCCTGATATTGTATCGTTGCAGGAGGTCGATTATAATGAACTGCACTTCTGGCAGGAGAATTTTCATAAGCTGGGGTTTGATTTAACTTTTAAAAGGCATGAAGGGAAAACTCATGGACTACTGGTTGCAtggaataataaaaaatttcagctAGATAATGAATGGATGCTAGACTACGATAACGTATTGGCAGGAAACGTTATATCTGCAAGAACAAGGACTAAGAATATTGCCCTTATTATATCACTTAATTTCAAAGACGTAACAGACTCATCATCAAGTGGAGTTATCGTCGCAAATACACATTTATTTTGGCACCCATTCGGGGTTTTTGAGAGATTAAGACAATCTTACTTGGTCTTGCAAAAGATTCAGGAAATTAAAACTTGTTCGAAATACAACGGCTGGCATAGCTTGTTGATGGGTGATTTCAACACCGAACCTGAAGAGCCACCGTACCTAGCCATAACGAGGAGGCCATTGATATTAACAGGCTCAATAAGAGCTATGGTAGAATGCTCACTAGCGTATCAATATtcgaaaaaaaggaatggAGAAGAAAGCGACcaggatgatgaagaatgtGATGAAAAATCTAGGGGTGAAGGTCATTCAGATCAACCACAAAACCCAAAACCAAAGAGCTTTGCAGCGacaaaggaagaaaaggcCCTGGTGAATCAGTTAGTTGCATTGCATAATTCTCTGAATGTTAGAGGAATATCTTTATACGGGCTTGGCTACGGTAAAGTGCATCCTGAGAATGCTAACGGAAGCCATGGCGAACCAGAACTCTCAAACTGGGCCAATACATGGTGTGGATTATTAGATTACATATTTTATATTGAGGATAATGGCAGTAAAGGTGCGCGCAAGAGAGAACCTCTAACcgtttttgaagaaaataacagGGTAAGAGTAATCGGATATCTAAGGATGCCGTGTGCACAAGAGATGCCCAAGCACTCTCAACCTTTCGAGGGAGAATACGCTAGCGATCATATTTCCCTAATGTGCCAAATACGCTTGTTTTGGGGGGGAAGTACATAG
- the NAB6 gene encoding Nab6p (RNA-binding protein~similar to YML117W), whose protein sequence is MSNSNSRKPVANYAYRQQQDYNGMNSMVGNPMMYHPVDFVNGAGQYGPSQHPAYYTNSPLPNIPPTPFDTAYGASLLPSHLLMGSPFVSSPNMQNGYNPARSSNLKRKAYSRPVSNHNGYNGNSNNNHNNNNNGMVTPSNYYRVGRNSFSRNNNSTRNVTQNNNKGCDTRNSSGRRTSIRNNIFDDINPEIVLQRPFRINYKVLPTGDDAYRTRSLLIENVDRSTDLHSIVKHFVKSNTLESAYIIDGKKSDDLKDAKAKNLSILISFLTKGDCLNFYNNILQRLSEFKTFLKSESLNLKFVCLNYDPKCLSTFIENDALTENAEQTEITDDSTIISASLHHDVENKDATRSIIIEFKSPLEKSDLFKKKLLFLDRSKNKRYILESIDLVNTDVPSNQFPENYAVLTFLNIFMAIEVLDYLKKYSKNLGISKCFYVSLAPLVVSSARSSVANIYESRTSTHRLSAPSVPVGNNNDSNNNNHNNSNNNKSNITTHNINSSIGASIYGHSNMSLTSLSSSVSLNEEIDMLTTKLQGIELDGTDLEINYHDYQTPTIEEHSTHLSNVKISKTTENSRQFSQDIPSPLPLNEQMFMNDSNQSSGAIIPQQLIATPSPASPNLQMNQRVLPNPITRSLEQNFNVSAKVASSMGSDIGNRTIYIGNINPRSKAEDICNVVRGGILQSIKYIPEKKICFVTFIEAPSAVQFYANSFIDPIVLHGNMLRVGWGHYSGPLPKSISLAVTIGASRNVYVSLPEFAFKEKFIHDPQYKKLHETLSLPDAEQLREDFSTYGDIEQINYLSDSHCCWINFMNISSAISLVEEINKESTVKNEYGEVTLKRATEEKFGGRYKGLLINYGKDRCGNINKNLIAGKNSRFYKKVKRPSYNIRLSKLEERRRQNEIDKKEKAFDKPLNLESLGISLDAHKDSGFGGTGTERTTGRENESEVEAENEDNNGVGSLGGLGLGVASSDVKRAASDETDYEDLFNKSSGSSDSSSDIEVIMHSPSDPEYALKSQTLRSSSQTVINSKRPVKVEDEEDVVDLSQLNRGSSLRQAPPRAPSTLSYNHSKKYETPTQDILTNGETANNKRKKRGSFPRHRTIPGSDVMAQYLAQVQHSTFMYAANILGASAEDNTHPDE, encoded by the coding sequence ATGTCAAACTCTAATTCAAGAAAACCCGTTGCGAATTATGCATATCGTCAACAGCAAGATTACAACGGGATGAATTCCATGGTAGGAAATCCAATGATGTACCATCCTGTTGATTTCGTAAACGGTGCCGGCCAGTACGGTCCCTCCCAACACCCAGCATATTACACCAACTCACCATTGCCTAATATTCCACCGACGCCTTTTGATACGGCATACGGTGCCAGTCTTTTGCCATCTCACCTATTGATGGGGTCGCCGTTTGTTTCCTCGCCTAACATGCAAAATGGCTATAATCCTGCAAGATCATCCAATCTTAAAAGAAAGGCTTATTCGAGGCCTGTTTCTAATCACAACGGTTACAATGGAAACAGTAATAATAaccacaacaacaataataacggAATGGTAACTCCTTCAAACTATTATAGAGTGGGAAGAAATTCTTTCTCGAGGAACAACAACAGTACGAGGAATGTTACtcaaaacaacaataagGGGTGCGACACCAGGAACAGCAGCGGAAGAAGAACATCCATAAGGAACAAcatttttgatgatataaATCCAGAAATAGTCTTACAAAGGCCTTTCCGTATTAATTACAAGGTTCTACCGACTGGTGATGATGCTTATAGGACTAGGTCGCTGCTTATTGAAAACGTGGATCGTTCTACCGATTTGCACTCTATAGTCAAGCATTTTGTCAAATCCAATACTCTGGAAAGTGCCTATATAATTGACGGGAAGAAGAGTGATGACTTAAAAGATGCGAAGGCCAAAAATCTATCCATTCTGATAAGCTTCTTGACCAAAGGCGACTGTTTGAATTTCTATAATAACATTTTACAAAGGTTATCTGAATTCaaaacatttttaaaatcTGAATCACTAAACCTGAAATTTGTTTGCTTAAATTATGATCCCAAATGCCTCTCTACCTTTATTGAGAATGATGCATTAACAGAGAATGCTGAGCAAACTGAGATCACCGATGACTCGACAATCATTAGCGCTTCGCTGCACCATGATGTAGAGAACAAAGATGCTACAAGGTCGATTATAATTGAATTCAAAAGTCCCTTGGAGAAAAGTGAtttattcaaaaagaaattactATTTTTGGACAGGtcaaaaaacaaaagatacATTTTAGAATCTATTGATTTAGTCAACACCGATGTACCTTCAAATCAATTCCCTGAAAATTACGCTGTGTTGACATTTTTGAACATCTTTATGGCGATTGAAGTTCTCGActacttgaaaaaatactcCAAAAATTTAGGCATTTCCAAATGTTTTTACGTATCCCTAGCGCCGTTGGTAGTTAGCTCAGCTAGATCTTCAGTCGCTAATATTTACGAGAGTAGAACGAGCACACATCGTTTATCAGCGCCTTCTGTTCCCGTTGGGAACAATAATGatagcaacaacaacaaccacaacaacagcaacaataataaaagtaaTATCACCACACACAATATTAATAGTAGCATTGGTGCTTCCATATACGGACACTCTAATATGAGCTTAACAAGTCTGTCATCGTCTGTCTCCTTAAATGAAGAGATTGATATGCTAACGACGAAACTCCAAGGGATAGAACTTGATGGAACtgatttggaaattaaCTATCATGACTATCAAACACCAACCATTGAAGAACACTCTACTCACTTGAGCAAtgtcaaaatttcaaaaacaacagAAAACTCTAGGCAATTCTCCCAAGATATCCCATCACCTTTGCCATTAAATGAACAAATGTTTATGAATGATTCCAATCAGTCCAGTGGGGCGATAATACCTCAACAGTTGATAGCCACGCCTTCTCCAGCATCTCCCAATTTGCAAATGAATCAAAGAGTATTGCCAAATCCAATAACTCGGAGTTTGGagcaaaatttcaatgttTCAGCCAAAGTGGCATCATCCATGGGCTCAGACATCGGCAATAGAACAATTTATATAGGAAACATTAATCCGAGATCAAAGGCGGAGGATATCTGCAATGTCGTTCGTGGAGGGATTCTTCAGAGTATTAAATACATACcagagaagaagatatgCTTTGTTACTTTCATCGAAGCTCCATCTGCTGTACAATTCTATGCGAATTCGTTCATTGACCCAATAGTGTTACATGGTAATATGCTAAGAGTTGGGTGGGGGCATTATTCCGGTCCATTACCGAAATCAATCTCGTTGGCTGTTACGATCGGGGCAAGTAGAAATGTCTACGTAAGTCTCCCAGAGTTCGCATTTAAGGAAAAGTTCATTCACGACCCTCAGtacaaaaaattgcatGAGACATTATCTCTGCCTGATGCGGAACAATTAAGAGAAGACTTTAGTACCTATGGGGATATTGAGCAGATTAATTATTTAAGTGATAGCCATTGCTGTTGGATAAATTTCATGAATATATCGTCCGCGATCAGtcttgttgaagaaattaacaAGGAATCAACagtaaaaaatgaatacgGTGAAGTGACACTCAAAAGAGCAACTGAGGAAAAATTTGGCGGCCGTTATAAGGGGCTTTTGATAAACTACGGCAAAGATCGTTGTGGtaatataaacaaaaacttGATAGCGGGTAAAAATTCGAGATTTTATAAGAAGGTTAAAAGACCGAGCTATAATATACGTTTGAGTAAGCtggaagaaagaaggaggCAGAATGAAAtcgataaaaaagaaaaggctTTTGATAAACCCTTAAACTTAGAATCCCTAGGTATTAGTCTAGACGCACACAAGGACAGTGGCTTTGGTGGAACAGGAACCGAGAGAACTACTGGGCGCGAGAATGAAAGTGAGGTGGAGGCTGAAAACGAAGATAATAATGGGGTCGGAAGTCTAGGTGGCCTAGGTCTTGGAGTGGCAAGCTCTGACGTCAAACGCGCAGCCTCAGATGAAACTGATTATGAAGATCTATTTAACAAGTCGTCTGGATCTTCCGATTCATCGTCAGACATTGAAGTCATTATGCATTCCCCGAGCGATCCTGAATATGCTTTGAAATCGCAGACTTTAAGAAGCTCGAGTCAGACTGTTATTAATAGTAAGAGGCCAGTGAAGGTagaagatgaggaagatgTGGTAGATCTATCACAGCTCAACCGTGGGTCATCGTTAAGGCAAGCTCCTCCAAGAGCTCCCTCAACTTTGTCCTATAATCACTCGAAAAAGTACGAAACGCCAACGCAAGACATCTTGACAAATGGCGAAACAGCAAATaacaaaaggaagaagagagGTTCTTTCCCAAGGCATAGAACGATACCAGGATCAGATGTCATGGCCCAATACCTCGCACAAGTGCAACATTCAACATTTATGTATGCAGCTAATATTCTGGGTGCCTCTGCGGAAGACAACACACATCCCGATGAGTAG